A genome region from Cucumis sativus cultivar 9930 chromosome 4, Cucumber_9930_V3, whole genome shotgun sequence includes the following:
- the LOC101204540 gene encoding unknown protein 1 isoform X2 — translation MLIEKVVIFLLILNPQSLSPRTPKDGVFDPFSPAPAHLALAPISRKYFSGSVGFVPRRLQFGSSSSSLQLVEAEEEQSISDSELLEAVYENLLEVIVSHQAESSLAQLSSSQSDSPDCNTPPTSFMSGVAQTCPAAPVKPSRKLRNLDMGLCRKLEF, via the exons ATGCTGATAGAGAAAGTGGTGATTTTCCTTCTGATTCTAAATCCCCAATCACTCAG CCCTCGTACTCCTAAGGATGGTGTTTTTGATCCCTTTTCCCCTGCCCCTGCTCATTTGGCTTTAGCTCCTATCtctagaaaatattttagtggCTCTGTGGGCTTTGTTCCTCGCCGTCTTCAATttggttcttcttcttcttcattgcAATTAGTGGAAGCTGAAGAAGAACAATCCATTTCTGATAGTGAGCTGTTGGAGGCAGTTTATGAGAATCTCTTGGAAGTTATTGTTTCCCATCAAGCTGAATCTTCTCTTGCTCAGCTCTCAAGCTCTCAAAGTGATTCTCCTGATTGTAATACACCTCCTACGTCTTTTATGAGTGGGGTTGCTCAAACTTGTCCTGCTGCGCCCGTTAAGCCCTCAAGAAAGTTGCGCAATCTCGACATGGGTTTGTGTAGAAAGCTTGAGTTCTGA
- the LOC101204540 gene encoding cyclin-dependent protein kinase inhibitor SMR11 isoform X1 produces MDFARCTDESKESENSSTKCCSKVETQVEIVELRVPIEPSTPDADRESGDFPSDSKSPITQVVTSKPLLLTCLDSLGERTEAPLESSDSFDPLCSPRTPKDGVFDPFSPAPAHLALAPISRKYFSGSVGFVPRRLQFGSSSSSLQLVEAEEEQSISDSELLEAVYENLLEVIVSHQAESSLAQLSSSQSDSPDCNTPPTSFMSGVAQTCPAAPVKPSRKLRNLDMGLCRKLEF; encoded by the coding sequence ATGGATTTTGCTCGATGTACTGATGAATCTAAAGAATCAGAAAATTCGTCTACTAAATGTTGTAGTAAAGTGGAAACTCAGGTGGAGATTGTTGAACTAAGAGTTCCTATTGAGCCTTCAACGCCTGATGCTGATAGAGAAAGTGGTGATTTTCCTTCTGATTCTAAATCCCCAATCACTCAGGTTGTGACTAGCAAACCTCTTTTATTAACTTGTTTAGATTCTTTAGGTGAAAGAACTGAAGCCCCTTTAGAGAGTTCTGACTCTTTTGATCCTTTGTGTAGCCCTCGTACTCCTAAGGATGGTGTTTTTGATCCCTTTTCCCCTGCCCCTGCTCATTTGGCTTTAGCTCCTATCtctagaaaatattttagtggCTCTGTGGGCTTTGTTCCTCGCCGTCTTCAATttggttcttcttcttcttcattgcAATTAGTGGAAGCTGAAGAAGAACAATCCATTTCTGATAGTGAGCTGTTGGAGGCAGTTTATGAGAATCTCTTGGAAGTTATTGTTTCCCATCAAGCTGAATCTTCTCTTGCTCAGCTCTCAAGCTCTCAAAGTGATTCTCCTGATTGTAATACACCTCCTACGTCTTTTATGAGTGGGGTTGCTCAAACTTGTCCTGCTGCGCCCGTTAAGCCCTCAAGAAAGTTGCGCAATCTCGACATGGGTTTGTGTAGAAAGCTTGAGTTCTGA